In the genome of Cutibacterium equinum, one region contains:
- a CDS encoding sugar transferase has product MKKDYFNRTQKLVTVVIDVVVFVAGIFLSFWMRFGMVIPQRNLDDGKAALMASVIAFLIINVLSGVYVLYNKTLLDIGIITVVDQVMVTIVIMALTFFGRWFAFPRSVLLINLLVGIVLLFIWRSIEFVAYRRLRGAKRVMLLGPPETLNRAVMNYMANKATRHRLTHVVHGHYLEQIRAHIDEFDTAHVSDDLPAPERVAIYDLLLSEDKEIFMSTSFEHMMLINPTIMSIEDETIIAASPFSIPAEMDIVKRFFDIVLSLIALVLLSPIMLITAILVKASSPGPVFYRQTRITKDGKEFKILKFRSMGVTAEKESGPMLATSNDPRVTPVGKYLRSLRIDEIPQLINVLIGDMSIVGPRPERPFFVDQFQEQNAHYKLRHNVRAGITGYAQVYGKYASDFAAKLNFDLIYIKQYSLILDVKIMIQTIKILFDKVSSRGVDETAEPDENIELPPEVQQLD; this is encoded by the coding sequence GTGAAGAAGGATTATTTCAACCGCACGCAGAAATTGGTGACGGTCGTTATTGACGTCGTCGTCTTCGTGGCTGGAATTTTCCTGTCATTCTGGATGCGTTTTGGGATGGTCATCCCGCAGCGAAACCTGGACGACGGAAAAGCCGCGCTCATGGCGTCGGTGATCGCGTTCCTCATTATCAATGTGTTGTCGGGTGTCTACGTTTTGTACAACAAGACACTCCTGGACATTGGGATTATCACGGTCGTCGACCAGGTCATGGTGACGATCGTCATCATGGCGCTGACCTTCTTTGGTCGCTGGTTTGCCTTCCCGCGCTCAGTCCTCCTCATCAACCTGCTGGTTGGCATAGTTCTGCTGTTCATCTGGCGCAGCATTGAGTTTGTTGCCTATCGCCGCTTGCGAGGGGCCAAACGAGTGATGCTGCTCGGCCCCCCGGAGACCCTCAACCGCGCCGTCATGAATTACATGGCCAACAAGGCAACCCGTCATCGCCTCACCCATGTGGTCCATGGTCACTACCTGGAGCAGATTCGCGCCCATATTGACGAATTCGACACAGCCCATGTCTCTGACGATCTTCCGGCACCGGAGCGAGTCGCTATTTATGACCTGCTGCTGAGTGAGGACAAAGAGATCTTCATGTCGACCTCGTTTGAGCACATGATGCTCATCAATCCGACAATCATGTCGATTGAGGACGAGACGATCATTGCTGCCAGCCCATTCAGCATTCCGGCGGAAATGGACATCGTCAAGAGGTTCTTTGACATCGTGCTGTCCCTGATAGCCCTGGTTCTCCTCTCGCCCATCATGCTCATCACCGCGATCCTGGTGAAGGCCAGCTCTCCCGGCCCGGTGTTCTACCGTCAGACCCGTATCACCAAGGACGGCAAGGAGTTCAAGATCCTCAAGTTCCGCTCCATGGGAGTGACAGCCGAGAAGGAATCCGGGCCGATGCTGGCGACCTCCAATGACCCGCGCGTCACCCCGGTCGGCAAATATTTGCGGAGCTTGCGTATCGACGAGATCCCCCAGCTCATCAACGTGCTCATCGGTGATATGTCGATCGTGGGGCCACGCCCGGAGCGCCCCTTCTTCGTCGATCAGTTTCAGGAGCAGAACGCCCACTACAAGCTGCGTCACAACGTGCGTGCCGGCATCACGGGCTACGCACAGGTCTACGGCAAGTACGCCTCTGACTTTGCCGCCAAGCTCAACTTCGACCTCATCTACATCAAGCAGTACTCGCTCATCCTCGACGTCAAGATCATGATCCAGACGATCAAGATCCTCTTCGACAAGGTG